From Candidatus Binataceae bacterium, one genomic window encodes:
- a CDS encoding LLM class flavin-dependent oxidoreductase: protein MRISLIYELQMAKPWTEKSEYNTYWQAMAQIELAEEMGFHAAWFVEHHFLTEYSHSSAPEVFFGAISQRTQRIRLGHGVVLLPHKYNHPVRVAERAAVLDLLSNGRVELGTGRSITEQELGGFNIDPDETLDQWEESVRAIPKMWMNETVSFDGKYLKMPERAVLPKPLQKPHPPLWHAATQPSSFQRAGRLGLGLLSFGFTAPGMLENQIGLYRAAAEACTNPAGAFVNNQVASSAMACCAETRDKAYAVAEPNMRFFWDLGQKLYIPKNAQSYKYYSNISEALISSKNKQLDPNAPLPITPLEPSAFNIETASATGTVICGNPDDCIAGVAKYPAAGIDELMLLVQVGRMPHQAIMDTIKLVGRYVIPYFKNVESERPQQSARAA, encoded by the coding sequence ATGCGAATCTCACTTATCTATGAACTCCAGATGGCCAAGCCGTGGACCGAGAAGTCCGAGTACAACACGTACTGGCAGGCCATGGCACAGATCGAACTGGCCGAGGAAATGGGATTTCACGCGGCCTGGTTCGTTGAACATCATTTTCTGACTGAGTACTCGCACAGCTCAGCGCCCGAAGTGTTCTTCGGTGCGATTAGTCAGCGCACCCAGCGTATCCGCCTCGGCCACGGCGTGGTGCTCCTGCCGCACAAGTACAATCATCCGGTTCGTGTCGCCGAACGCGCCGCGGTGCTTGATCTTCTCTCCAATGGCCGCGTCGAGCTCGGCACGGGCAGGTCGATCACCGAACAGGAACTTGGCGGCTTCAATATCGATCCCGATGAGACCCTCGACCAATGGGAAGAGTCGGTGCGCGCGATCCCGAAGATGTGGATGAACGAGACGGTTTCCTTCGACGGCAAGTATCTCAAGATGCCGGAGCGCGCGGTTCTGCCCAAGCCGCTCCAGAAGCCGCATCCGCCGCTCTGGCATGCGGCGACGCAGCCCTCAAGCTTCCAGCGCGCGGGACGGCTCGGGCTCGGGCTGTTGTCATTCGGCTTCACTGCGCCGGGCATGCTTGAAAATCAAATCGGGCTCTATCGCGCCGCGGCGGAAGCCTGCACCAATCCCGCGGGCGCTTTTGTCAATAATCAGGTCGCGTCGTCTGCGATGGCCTGCTGCGCGGAAACGCGCGATAAGGCATATGCAGTCGCAGAGCCGAACATGCGCTTCTTCTGGGATCTCGGCCAGAAACTGTATATTCCGAAGAATGCGCAGTCGTACAAATACTATTCGAATATTTCCGAGGCGTTGATTTCGAGCAAGAATAAGCAGCTCGATCCAAATGCGCCGCTGCCAATTACGCCGCTCGAGCCCTCGGCCTTCAATATCGAAACCGCGTCGGCTACTGGCACCGTCATCTGCGGCAACCCCGACGATTGCATCGCCGGCGTGGCAAAGTATCCTGCCGCCGGTATCGACGAGTTGATGCTGCTGGTCCAGGTCGGCCGCATGCCGCATCAGGCGATCATGGACACGATCAAACTGGTCGGCAGGTACGTGATTCCTTATTTCAAAAACGTCGAAAGCGAACGTCCGCAGCAGTCAGCACGGGCAGCCTGA
- a CDS encoding ferritin-like domain-containing protein, producing MVQDPRILVYSFYRDAELRGARLLLALTRLMHDPDAQAKLTRHLADETRHALLWSERIAQLGGTPIEVADGYQRRLHAKIGVPTDLVEIFALTLITEERAQSRYLAHAAMKDVDPVTAELLADVARDEEWHLQWITAKLNQLATQRDDNARLARTLERYRTLEREVYSEIEEHEHELLRQ from the coding sequence GTGGTGCAAGATCCGCGAATCCTGGTTTACAGCTTTTATCGCGACGCCGAACTGCGCGGCGCGCGTCTCCTTCTCGCTCTGACCCGACTGATGCATGACCCCGATGCACAGGCCAAGTTGACCCGGCATCTCGCCGACGAGACCCGCCACGCGCTGCTTTGGTCAGAGCGGATCGCACAGCTCGGCGGCACGCCGATCGAGGTTGCAGACGGCTATCAACGCCGTCTCCATGCCAAAATCGGCGTGCCGACCGATTTAGTCGAAATTTTCGCGCTCACTCTCATCACGGAGGAACGTGCCCAAAGCCGCTACCTGGCGCATGCGGCAATGAAAGACGTCGATCCAGTAACGGCCGAATTGCTGGCCGATGTCGCGCGCGACGAAGAATGGCATCTCCAGTGGATCACGGCGAAGCTCAACCAGCTCGCCACCCAACGCGATGATAATGCCCGCCTCGCACGCACGCTCGAGCGTTATCGCACGCTCGAGCGCGAGGTTTACTCAGAAATCGAAGAACACGAGCACGAGTTGCTAAGGCAATAG
- a CDS encoding helix-turn-helix domain-containing protein, which translates to MDSRTGLIRAARGLFARRGYDAVGVQEIVESAGVAKPTLYHFFGSKQGLLEAIFAEHAVALDDAVRAAARYERDLPLTLDRIVAAYVDFASREPDFYRLELALYFAPKDSDAYRVATHHYARRQAILEEMFAAAVREHGNMRGRHRRYAVTLVGMINSYVALQLNEHLVITDRLRRDIVHQFSHGIYS; encoded by the coding sequence GTGGATTCGCGGACAGGTCTGATACGCGCGGCGCGCGGGCTCTTTGCCCGTCGCGGCTACGATGCCGTCGGGGTGCAGGAGATCGTCGAAAGTGCCGGGGTCGCCAAGCCCACGCTCTATCATTTCTTCGGCAGCAAGCAGGGTCTACTCGAGGCGATATTTGCCGAGCACGCGGTGGCGCTCGATGATGCGGTCCGTGCGGCGGCCCGCTACGAGCGCGATCTGCCGTTGACCCTCGACCGCATCGTTGCCGCCTACGTTGATTTCGCCTCGCGCGAACCGGATTTCTACCGCCTTGAACTGGCGCTGTATTTTGCCCCCAAAGACAGTGACGCATATCGCGTCGCGACGCATCACTATGCGCGCCGCCAGGCGATCCTCGAGGAGATGTTCGCCGCCGCAGTGCGCGAGCACGGTAACATGCGCGGCCGCCATCGCCGCTACGCCGTGACGCTGGTCGGTATGATCAACAGCTACGTTGCGTTGCAGCTCAACGAGCATCTGGTGATCACCGACCGGCTGCGCCGCGATATCGTGCATCAATTCAGCCACGGCATTTATTCGTAG